A window of Calditrichota bacterium genomic DNA:
ATTTTGTAACACAATGAAATTATTTTTATTTTTTTGGACATTTTTGAGCAAAATCACATTTTCCCTTAACATGTTTTATTATATTTAGTTAGCTTCAGCAGGCCATTTTGTGTTTTTGATTTTATAAGAAATAATAACTAATAGTTTTCTGGCATGAACTTTGTACAAAGTTTAGACAGAAAGCAGACATGACAAAACGCGAATCAATATCTAAGGGAATAATGAGATGAAAGCGATTACTGTGAAATTTACCGAAGAGCAGATTGAATTATTGGAAAATATCAGCAAGACAGCGGGAAAATCTTCTTCAGATTTCATCAAAGAAACAATTTTTGCATTGTTGCCTTTGAGCGAATATTCCGCCGTGAAAAAATATTTGGAATCCATCAAAAAAGAGAAAAACAACGACGAAGATATTTCAACCGCGATGCGCATCATCAAAAATATCCAGGCCAGCGCAAACGCGCGGTTGAAGCGAATCGGAGTAATATGATTTTTGATTGAGATAAAACGCCCCATTTCCTCATTTTTTTATTGAAGATGCCAAAGCCCATTTGGCATCTTTTTTTGTCTAACCACCAAACTATGAGTTTACAGCCCGCCCGCTGCCGTTAGATGCCAATAGCAGCGCCCTTTCTTCGGCTCAGAGAATAGATCAAATCGGCCAATCTGGTTAATCGCAAATTAAAATTTGAATCCAAAATGCAAATTATTCATCAAAATAAGCGAAATTATTTCAAAAACATAACTTTTACGGGAGGGTCCAATGTACAAATTTTTGACGGGAATTTTTCTTTTGCTGGTCGCGACCTCGCTTGCCGTTCGGGCGCAAGAAAAAGAGGCGCCGAAATTTGGCTGGCAAAAATCCATGGTCGCCGGTCTCAATTTGACGCAGACCAGTTTCGACAACTGGACGCAAGGCGGGGAGAATTCTTTCGCCTGGCAAGCGAATTTGAATTTCAAATTTGTCGATGATCAGGAGAAATGGAACTGGTCCAACACTGGCAAATTCAATTACGGTTCGACCAAAATCGGCGATGAGGAAATGAAAAAATCCATCGACGAGATCAAGCTGGAAACCGTTTACACTTACAAAATCGGGAAGCTTCTCAATCCGTTCGCCGCCGCCACCGGAGAAACGCAATTCGCACCAGGCTACAACTACGGGAACAATACAAAAGCACAGATTTCCGCATTCATGGATCCGGGCTATTTCCGTGAAAGCGCTGGCATTGGCTACAAGCCCAACGAAACGATCCAGACGCGGCTCGGCGGCGCCATGAAGCAAACCGTTACCAGAAATTATCCGTCGCCTTACGCTGACGATCCTTCCACAATTGACACTATTGAAAAAATCAAGAATGAGATCGGACTGGAATCCGTGACTGATTTGAATTTAAAGGTATCGGAAAATTCTCTGCTCACGTCAAAATTGGAATTATTCTCAACATTGACGACTGCCAAAGAAGTGGATGTAAACTGGGACACTATTTTTACCACAAAAATTTCTAAATATTTTTCCGTAAATTTCAATTTCAAACTTTTTTACGACAGAGATATTTCCGTAAAACGTCAGATCAAACAAGCGATTGCATTAGGGTTTACCTATAATTTGCTTTAGAAATTTTTGATCAAAAAAAGAAAAAGGCGCCCTGGCGGAAAATGTAGTGCGCCTTTTGCAAAAAAACATTGCATAGAGTCAGATTGGAGATTTTCAACGTTCTCGGTCAAAAAATTGATTTGAGAACCATCCGGCCGAATGTCGAATCTCGGCTCTGGTCTCAATCATCTAATAGAGCTCAATTGCCAAAGGGAATCCAACTCCGGAGGTTACCAACCATGAAAAATGGATTATTATTATTTTTTTTAATTTTAACAATAGTAATCGTCAATGTCCCGGCAATCTGCGGCGCGCATCGCTCCTACGAGCCGATCGTGCTTTCCGCGGATTCATTAAATTTTTTCCAGGGCTTGCCCGTGGAAAGGCTATTTTTATTTTCCTACAACTCGCAAAAAGAGTCCTGGAAGGTTGTGCCTTTTCAAATTGACGAAATTGACACCTCAGTGAAGTCGGAAGAAAAATATTTTGGCAATAACGATGGTCTATTCAATGCCAGCGACGAACTGGTTTTTTTGACGAACAGCCTCGGCGATCAGGCTCCGGCGGAAAAATGGGTCGCCGGCGCAGACACGGTGCGATTGGAACTCAATTTTTTTGATCCGTTAAATCAAAAGTCCGGCTATGTCTATCTTTATTATTCTCCCGAACAAAGTTATTCCGTACCCAATCCCTACGAAATGAGCTACCACGCTGATACGGATCAGATTGAAACTTTGCATTATCTCGCGGGCTTTAATAATACCGGTCAATTAGGCGATGTTGCGATCAAAAATGCGAGCGGCGGATCAGGGGAAGATATTTTTGACCGCGTAAAAATCAGGTTCTATTTGTCATTTTTCACGCTCTTTTTGGCAGTGGATGAAGACAGCATAATTTTTGACCACGCGTACGCCAAAGCGGGCCCGGTGCGCGTCATTCGCAATGTCGCGGCAAATTTTGTCTACCGTCCTCTCTTTTCCGGCGAACAATTCACTCAGACTTCCTTTTTCTACCCTTGGCACGGCGAATTTAAATTGGTCGATATTCCTGTCGGTGAATTAACCGGATTTCCGTTTGTGGAAATTGACGAATTTCGCCTGTCGTGGGACATGAACAGCAACGCCGCCGGGATGAAACTTTTTAGCGCTAAAAACCAAAGCGGCGTCACCATCGACGGCGATCAGGCGGCCGACTCTTTTAATCCGGCCTGTTTTTCCGATCAACTCAACTGGACGCTTGCCAACGGGGACCAGGGAAGTTTGCTCAATATTTTTTATGTTCCGGCCTTCGGAGATTCCATTCGGCTTTACTACCACGACGCCACAGACGGCTCGACCGGAGACTATCAGCCGCTTTTTTCTTACGACACCGGTGATCAAATGTCCTATGGTGACAACGGGTTTTCCCTCATCGGCAATCTGGAATTCTACATCACACCGCAAACGACGTTCCAATTCCTCTATTACAATTTCTTTCTGGGCAAGAATTTCACTCCCGACAGCGCCGCAATTTTGACGGAATATTTGTCAACGCCGCTTGGTTTTTCCGCTGCACAACAAAAAATTGTCACAACCAATGTCGAAAATAGCCGTAATTCCTCAAAAATTGAAGTATTTGAACTGAGACAAAATTACCCCAATCCATTCAATTCCACAACCACCATTCAGTTTCTGCTCCCCTCAGCATCTTCTGTTAAATTATTCATCTATGACGTTTCAGGAAGAAATTTGAAGCGACTTGCCGAAGGAAATTTCTCCGGCGGGCTGCATTCGCTTTCCTGGAATGGAACAAATCAAATCGGGCGGGCGTTACCAAGTGGTGTCTATTTTTACAAATTGATTACCGACTTTGGAACAGAAGCGCGCAAGCTCCTTTTAATCAAATAGCAATCGAGAACAATAAAACTAAAACCGCTCTCATCGAGAAATCCAATCTGGTCGCCATTCCAAATCAGGGAGCTGCTACTATTCAGGGCGCAAGTTATTTTCAAAAAAGAGCAGAACGAAAATGAGCAAGGAGAAAGCAGAGCACATGCCACAGAAATCGAATCATCTTGTCAATGGGTGCGTAGAAAAACTATTCATCGAAGATTCCTGGCGGGTATTCCGCATCATTTCCGAATTTGTCGAGGGTTTTGAGGAACTCTCGCACGTTGGCGATTGCATCACCATGTTCGGATCGGCGCGCACGAAAGAGGGACATCCGGAATACGAATTAGCGCGTGAAATTGCCAAACTGTCCGTAAAAAACGGCTTTGGAATCATTACCGGCGGCGGCGGCGGAATCATGGAAGCTGGCAATCGCGGCGCCAGCGAAGCAGGCGGCAGTTCCGTTGGCTTAAATATCGACTTGCCTTTTGAGCAAGAGCCCAATCCTTACGCCAATCTCAAACTGGATTTCCGCTATTTTTTCATCCGCAAAGTGATGTTTGTGAAATATGCCAAAGCGTTCGTCATTCTTCCCGGCGGGTTCGGCACGCTGGACGAATTTTTTGAGTCCATCACTTTAATTCAAACAAAAAAAATTCATCGCTTTCCGGTTATTTTGGTCGATAGCCAGTACTGGAAAGGTCTTTTGGAATGGCTAAAATCAGTCAGCATGTCCGAAGGAAAAATTTCTCCCCAAGACTTGAACTTAATTCATGTCGCCGACTCGGCGCAGGAAGTAATTGATTTGATCATTGATTTTTATCAAAAAGAAGGCCGATAAAAAAAGCACAGGCCCAATTATCAGGGAGGACGGGGCCCGTGCTATGGATAATTGTTCGTTCAAAAAACCGATTGTACTAGCGGCACGATTCATCGCGGTGTTTATCGATTAACCTTGCAAGCGAAGTAGCCGTTTCAGCGGCTTCCTGAATACCCATACCTGAATGGTTACGAAATATTTTAAACAAATTTTTCGGATTTCATCAAATCTATTTTTCTGTCTTAAAAATATCGTCTTTCAACCCGATGTTGAATTTGTAATTTTTAAAAGTTGTTGTGCCCGTGGATTCAATATCCATTTCCCCCATTGGCGTATCAAACACCATGTATCTTTCCGAGCTTCCCTTGACCGGAACCCACGCGCCGTCGGGGCCGACAGAAGCAAAAATTCGAACAATCTCACCTGATTCCAGGCGATCGGTTGGACGAAATTTTGCCTCATATTTGACGACGTCAAAAGTTTTTTGGTCAATCCAAACGGTAATTGACTTGAACTGGTCTTCTTTGTCCGCGACTTTTATTGACAGTTTATAGGTATCCGTTCCTTCGATATTTTCTGTGCCCGCTAGTTTAATATTGTCCAGATATTTGCTAATATCAAATTGGCTCTGTGAATTGCCGAAACCTCTTCGATTTCCGCCTCTTCGCCCGCCGCGACGATTCATGTCTTGGGCGGTAATTTTCCGGTCCCCGCGCTTGCCTTCGACAAATTCAACCTTGCGCTGATCCGGACTTTTAAAATAGATTTTAAACTTGCTCTCCATTTCCATGTCGCCCCTGGGCGTTGAAGTAACGCGGTTCGAGGTCATGTCGCACTGGTAATCTTTGATGCGTTGATTTCTTTGTTCAAGCCGTTTTTGAATATTTTGTTTGAGCTGATCAACAGAGATGTTTTGCGCCTGACTTAACGAAAAGCTCATCGATAGAAAGACAATTAATCCGGCAAGCAAGATTTTGTTTTTCGTGTGCATTGCTTTCTCCTTTGGATTCGTTTTCGGTTTTGAGTTTCGAGCAAATTTTTGTCAGTTGCTTGTTTATTTGGATTTATATTTTTTGAGTCATGGTTTTTAAAATATCGAAACTCTAATAATTAAACACCTCTGAGAGAAATTACTTGCGGAGTGAAACGCAGAACACTGAAGAGTTGAAAAATCGCGCAGCCCTTGCTAAAAAATCATCCGGTAATTACGATCAAAAAATCCCTTTGGCAACTTAGCTCATTTACGCAAAGGGAGCAATCAAAATAGTCTCTCTCTCACAAATTTTAGCCCTCCTCAAGTTCTGCTAAAATTATTTGCAACCATTTGTCCTTGGCCTCGCCTTCGTCTAAATTGACCCAACGAATCCGCTCATCCTTTCGAAACCAGGTGAGTTGTCGCTTGGCGTAGTTTCGGGTGTGCTGTTTGATCAGTCGCGCCATTTCGTCGTAATCCGTATCGCCGCGCAAATAGTCAAAAACTTCGCGATAGCCAACAGTCTGCATACTATTCAAATCCGCGGAATATCCCCGATTCCGCAAATCGCGCACTTCTTCCACCAAACCCTGTTCCAGCATGTGATCCACGCGCTGTTCGATCATCTGATACAATTTTTGCCGCTCGCGTGTGAGTCCGAAAAATAGCGGTTCGAAGCCCGCTTTTTGCGCCGCCTGTTTTTGAAATTGCGACAGCGGCGCCCCAGTCAATTCGTAAACTTCCAGCGCACGCACGATGCGATGAGCGTCGTTGGGGTGAATTTTTTCCGCGCCGTCAGGATCAATCCGTTTCAATCGTTCGTAAGCCTTTTCCGCGCCGTTTGCGCTGATTTCCTGTTTTAGCCGCAATTTTACCTGAGGGTCGAAAATCTCTTTTTCAAAAAATCCGTCCGCCAATGCCCGAATGTACAGCCCAGAACCGCCGACCACCAGCGGAGTTTTATTTTGCTGCATTAATTGTCGAATGGTCTGGCGCGCTTCTCTGCCAAACTGCCCGGCGCTGTAATATTCATCGGGAAATTTAATGTCAATAAAATGATGTTTAATGCGAGCAAGTTCTTCCGGCGTTGGTTTAGCGGTTCCGATGTCCATGTATTTGTACACTTGCCGTGAATCTGCCGAGACGATCTCTGCGTTGCCAAGCTTTTCAGCGAGCACAAGCGACAGCTCCGTCTTGCCGACTCCGGTGGGACCAATGACGAAAATAACTTTTGCGGAATTTGCTTCTTCTGTAAGAATTGCGTGTGCCATTTACGCGGTCCAACAAATGCGATTCAAAGACGGACAGCGCATTTCGGTTGTTCGCCGCCGCCTCAACTTAAAATTATCAGTTACAAACAATAAAAAATGACGCGCTAAATTTTCAAGTATTTAATAGTTTCTCTATTACTGCCGCCAATTTTTTCTGTTCTTCGATCTTCTTCAAATATTTCAATAAAAAAATGCCCAGCAAAATTATTCCAATCCCGCCAATGACGCCAGGAAGAAAAACCCAATACACAACTCGATTGTTCAGGTTGCCTAATGTAATTATTACTGTTGCAACAAGCAATATTAAACCTAAAACAGATATTGCGCTGGCGTAAAAACATGAGAATCCGGAAAATAATTTTTTGTCGTTCACGGATGTTAAAAATTCAT
This region includes:
- a CDS encoding DUF3078 domain-containing protein, coding for MYKFLTGIFLLLVATSLAVRAQEKEAPKFGWQKSMVAGLNLTQTSFDNWTQGGENSFAWQANLNFKFVDDQEKWNWSNTGKFNYGSTKIGDEEMKKSIDEIKLETVYTYKIGKLLNPFAAATGETQFAPGYNYGNNTKAQISAFMDPGYFRESAGIGYKPNETIQTRLGGAMKQTVTRNYPSPYADDPSTIDTIEKIKNEIGLESVTDLNLKVSENSLLTSKLELFSTLTTAKEVDVNWDTIFTTKISKYFSVNFNFKLFYDRDISVKRQIKQAIALGFTYNLL
- a CDS encoding T9SS type A sorting domain-containing protein → MKNGLLLFFLILTIVIVNVPAICGAHRSYEPIVLSADSLNFFQGLPVERLFLFSYNSQKESWKVVPFQIDEIDTSVKSEEKYFGNNDGLFNASDELVFLTNSLGDQAPAEKWVAGADTVRLELNFFDPLNQKSGYVYLYYSPEQSYSVPNPYEMSYHADTDQIETLHYLAGFNNTGQLGDVAIKNASGGSGEDIFDRVKIRFYLSFFTLFLAVDEDSIIFDHAYAKAGPVRVIRNVAANFVYRPLFSGEQFTQTSFFYPWHGEFKLVDIPVGELTGFPFVEIDEFRLSWDMNSNAAGMKLFSAKNQSGVTIDGDQAADSFNPACFSDQLNWTLANGDQGSLLNIFYVPAFGDSIRLYYHDATDGSTGDYQPLFSYDTGDQMSYGDNGFSLIGNLEFYITPQTTFQFLYYNFFLGKNFTPDSAAILTEYLSTPLGFSAAQQKIVTTNVENSRNSSKIEVFELRQNYPNPFNSTTTIQFLLPSASSVKLFIYDVSGRNLKRLAEGNFSGGLHSLSWNGTNQIGRALPSGVYFYKLITDFGTEARKLLLIK
- a CDS encoding TIGR00730 family Rossman fold protein, translating into MPQKSNHLVNGCVEKLFIEDSWRVFRIISEFVEGFEELSHVGDCITMFGSARTKEGHPEYELAREIAKLSVKNGFGIITGGGGGIMEAGNRGASEAGGSSVGLNIDLPFEQEPNPYANLKLDFRYFFIRKVMFVKYAKAFVILPGGFGTLDEFFESITLIQTKKIHRFPVILVDSQYWKGLLEWLKSVSMSEGKISPQDLNLIHVADSAQEVIDLIIDFYQKEGR
- a CDS encoding outer membrane lipoprotein-sorting protein: MHTKNKILLAGLIVFLSMSFSLSQAQNISVDQLKQNIQKRLEQRNQRIKDYQCDMTSNRVTSTPRGDMEMESKFKIYFKSPDQRKVEFVEGKRGDRKITAQDMNRRGGRRGGNRRGFGNSQSQFDISKYLDNIKLAGTENIEGTDTYKLSIKVADKEDQFKSITVWIDQKTFDVVKYEAKFRPTDRLESGEIVRIFASVGPDGAWVPVKGSSERYMVFDTPMGEMDIESTGTTTFKNYKFNIGLKDDIFKTEK
- the miaA gene encoding tRNA (adenosine(37)-N6)-dimethylallyltransferase MiaA, which codes for MAHAILTEEANSAKVIFVIGPTGVGKTELSLVLAEKLGNAEIVSADSRQVYKYMDIGTAKPTPEELARIKHHFIDIKFPDEYYSAGQFGREARQTIRQLMQQNKTPLVVGGSGLYIRALADGFFEKEIFDPQVKLRLKQEISANGAEKAYERLKRIDPDGAEKIHPNDAHRIVRALEVYELTGAPLSQFQKQAAQKAGFEPLFFGLTRERQKLYQMIEQRVDHMLEQGLVEEVRDLRNRGYSADLNSMQTVGYREVFDYLRGDTDYDEMARLIKQHTRNYAKRQLTWFRKDERIRWVNLDEGEAKDKWLQIILAELEEG